A single Macaca fascicularis isolate 582-1 chromosome 13, T2T-MFA8v1.1 DNA region contains:
- the GEN1 gene encoding flap endonuclease GEN homolog 1 isoform X4, with the protein MKKKACSCEGFPFHEVIQEFLLNKDKLVKVIRYQRPDLLLFQRFTLEKMEWPNHYACEKLLVLLTRYDMIERKLGSRNSNQLQPIRIVKTRIRNGVHCFEIEWEKPEHYAMEDKQHGEFALLTIEEESLFEAAYPEIVAIYQKQKLEIKGKKQKRIKPKENNLPEPDEVMCFQSHMTLKPTCEIFHKQNSKLKLGISPDSALPQESISASLNSLLLPKTTPCLNVQEQFMSSPRPLAIQIKAVSKSLISESSQPSTSSRNISVIADLHLSTIDWEGTSFSTSPAIQRNTFSHGLKSEVESELSAIPGGFENIPEQLSCESERYTANIQKVLDEDSDRISPEEHLLSGITDLCLQDLPLKERIFIKSSYPQDSLQPDVNLKTLSILSVKEPYIANSGSDCTSHLSKDLPGIPLQNESRDSKVLKGDQLLQENYKVNTSAPYSLSNTVVKTCNVRPPNTALDHSRKVDMQTTQKILMKKSVCLNRHSSDEQSAPVFGRAKYTTQRMKHSSQKQNTTQFKESGHNKLGSPKIHIKESEQCVRSYKTAENEESCFPDSAKSSLSSLQCHKKETNSVTCLDSPLPLRQRLKLRFQST; encoded by the exons ATGAAGAA gaaagctTGCAGTTGTGAGGGATTCCCATTCCATGAG GTTATTCAAGAATTCCTTTTAAACAAGGATAAATTGGTGAAGGTTATCAGGTACCAAAGACCTGATTTGTTATTGTTTCAG aGATTTACTCTTGAAAAAATGGAGTGGCCCAATCACTATGCATGTGAGAAATTGCTGGTACTTTTGACCCGTTACGACATGATAGAAAGAAAGCTTGGTAGCAGAAACTCTAATCAACTACAGCCAATTCG aattgttAAGACTCGAATCAGAAATGGAGTTCATTGTTTTGAAATAGAATGGGAAAAGCCTG aaCATTATGCTATGGAAGATAAACAACATGGAGAATTTGCTCTGCTAACAATAGAAGAAGAATCATTGTTTGAAGCAGCATATCCTGAGATCGTTGCTATTTAccaaaaacaaaagttagaaaTTAAAGGGAAGAAACAAAAAC gtattaagcctaaagaaaataatttgccaGAACCAGATGAAGTAATGTGCTTTCAGTCACACATGACTTTGAAACCCACATGTGAAATCTTTCATAAGCAGAATTCCAAGTTAAAGTTGGGGATTTCCCCTGATTCTGCATTACCACAGGAATCTATATCTGCCTCGCTGAATAGCTTGCTTTTACCTAAAACTACTCCATGTTTGAATGTACAAGAACAGTTCATGTCTTCTCCAAGACCTTTGGCTATACAGATTAAAGCTGTCAGTAAGTCTCTAATTTCAGAATCTAGTCAACCCAGTACCTCATCTCGTAATATATCTGTGATTGCTGATCTACACTTGAGCACTATTGACTGGGAAGGTACATCTTTTAGTACTTCTCCAGCTATTCAAAGGAATACTTTTTCTCACGGTTTAAAATCAGAAGTTGAATCAGAGCTATCAGCCATCCCTGGTGgctttgaaaatatcccagaacaACTGTCATGTGAATCAGAAAGGTATACTGCAAACATACAGAAAGTGTTGGATGAGGATTCTGATAGGATTAGTCCTGAAGAGCATCTACTTTCTGGCATTACTGATTTATGTCTTCAGGATTTGCCTTTAAAGGAACgaatatttataaaatcatcatatCCTCAGGATAGTCTACAACCAGATGTCAACCTGAAAACTTTGTCCATACTTAGTGTAAAAGAACCTTATATTGCTAACAGTGGTTCTGATTGTACATCACATCTTTCAAAGGATCTTCCAGGAATTCCCTTGCAGAATGAATCCAGAGACTCTAAAGTTCTAAAAGGAGACCAGCTGCTTCAGGAAAACTATAAAGTCAATACTTCTGCACCTTATTCTCTCAGTAACACAGTAGTAAAGACCTGCAATGTTAGACCACCAAATACTGCTTTAGATCATAGTAGAAAAGTTGATATGCAAACCACTCAGAAAATTTTAATGAAGAAGAGTGTTTGTCTTAACAGACATTCCTCTGATGAACAAAGTGCCCCAGTGTTTGGGAGAGCTAAGTACACAACTCAAAGAATGAAGCACAGTTCTCAAAAGCAAAATACAACCCAGTTCAAAGAAAGTGGCCACAACAAGTTGGGTAGCCCTAAGATACATATTAAAGAAAGTGAACAGTGTGTCAGATCTTATAAAACAGCTGAAAATGAAGAAAGCTGTTTCCCAGATTCAGCAAAAAGTTCTTTGAGTTCTCTACAATGTCATAAGAAAGAAACCAACTCTGTTACTTGTTTGGATAGTCCTCTTCCTTTACGCCAGAGATTAAAACTAAGATTCCAAAGCACTTGA
- the GEN1 gene encoding flap endonuclease GEN homolog 1 isoform X5, which translates to MEWPNHYACEKLLVLLTRYDMIERKLGSRNSNQLQPIRIVKTRIRNGVHCFEIEWEKPEHYAMEDKQHGEFALLTIEEESLFEAAYPEIVAIYQKQKLEIKGKKQKRIKPKENNLPEPDEVMCFQSHMTLKPTCEIFHKQNSKLKLGISPDSALPQESISASLNSLLLPKTTPCLNVQEQFMSSPRPLAIQIKAVSKSLISESSQPSTSSRNISVIADLHLSTIDWEGTSFSTSPAIQRNTFSHGLKSEVESELSAIPGGFENIPEQLSCESERYTANIQKVLDEDSDRISPEEHLLSGITDLCLQDLPLKERIFIKSSYPQDSLQPDVNLKTLSILSVKEPYIANSGSDCTSHLSKDLPGIPLQNESRDSKVLKGDQLLQENYKVNTSAPYSLSNTVVKTCNVRPPNTALDHSRKVDMQTTQKILMKKSVCLNRHSSDEQSAPVFGRAKYTTQRMKHSSQKQNTTQFKESGHNKLGSPKIHIKESEQCVRSYKTAENEESCFPDSAKSSLSSLQCHKKETNSVTCLDSPLPLRQRLKLRFQST; encoded by the exons ATGGAGTGGCCCAATCACTATGCATGTGAGAAATTGCTGGTACTTTTGACCCGTTACGACATGATAGAAAGAAAGCTTGGTAGCAGAAACTCTAATCAACTACAGCCAATTCG aattgttAAGACTCGAATCAGAAATGGAGTTCATTGTTTTGAAATAGAATGGGAAAAGCCTG aaCATTATGCTATGGAAGATAAACAACATGGAGAATTTGCTCTGCTAACAATAGAAGAAGAATCATTGTTTGAAGCAGCATATCCTGAGATCGTTGCTATTTAccaaaaacaaaagttagaaaTTAAAGGGAAGAAACAAAAAC gtattaagcctaaagaaaataatttgccaGAACCAGATGAAGTAATGTGCTTTCAGTCACACATGACTTTGAAACCCACATGTGAAATCTTTCATAAGCAGAATTCCAAGTTAAAGTTGGGGATTTCCCCTGATTCTGCATTACCACAGGAATCTATATCTGCCTCGCTGAATAGCTTGCTTTTACCTAAAACTACTCCATGTTTGAATGTACAAGAACAGTTCATGTCTTCTCCAAGACCTTTGGCTATACAGATTAAAGCTGTCAGTAAGTCTCTAATTTCAGAATCTAGTCAACCCAGTACCTCATCTCGTAATATATCTGTGATTGCTGATCTACACTTGAGCACTATTGACTGGGAAGGTACATCTTTTAGTACTTCTCCAGCTATTCAAAGGAATACTTTTTCTCACGGTTTAAAATCAGAAGTTGAATCAGAGCTATCAGCCATCCCTGGTGgctttgaaaatatcccagaacaACTGTCATGTGAATCAGAAAGGTATACTGCAAACATACAGAAAGTGTTGGATGAGGATTCTGATAGGATTAGTCCTGAAGAGCATCTACTTTCTGGCATTACTGATTTATGTCTTCAGGATTTGCCTTTAAAGGAACgaatatttataaaatcatcatatCCTCAGGATAGTCTACAACCAGATGTCAACCTGAAAACTTTGTCCATACTTAGTGTAAAAGAACCTTATATTGCTAACAGTGGTTCTGATTGTACATCACATCTTTCAAAGGATCTTCCAGGAATTCCCTTGCAGAATGAATCCAGAGACTCTAAAGTTCTAAAAGGAGACCAGCTGCTTCAGGAAAACTATAAAGTCAATACTTCTGCACCTTATTCTCTCAGTAACACAGTAGTAAAGACCTGCAATGTTAGACCACCAAATACTGCTTTAGATCATAGTAGAAAAGTTGATATGCAAACCACTCAGAAAATTTTAATGAAGAAGAGTGTTTGTCTTAACAGACATTCCTCTGATGAACAAAGTGCCCCAGTGTTTGGGAGAGCTAAGTACACAACTCAAAGAATGAAGCACAGTTCTCAAAAGCAAAATACAACCCAGTTCAAAGAAAGTGGCCACAACAAGTTGGGTAGCCCTAAGATACATATTAAAGAAAGTGAACAGTGTGTCAGATCTTATAAAACAGCTGAAAATGAAGAAAGCTGTTTCCCAGATTCAGCAAAAAGTTCTTTGAGTTCTCTACAATGTCATAAGAAAGAAACCAACTCTGTTACTTGTTTGGATAGTCCTCTTCCTTTACGCCAGAGATTAAAACTAAGATTCCAAAGCACTTGA